The following nucleotide sequence is from Triticum dicoccoides isolate Atlit2015 ecotype Zavitan chromosome 7B, WEW_v2.0, whole genome shotgun sequence.
TAGTCGAATTAAGCAGGTTGTGTTGGAATGAAAAAAGTTGTTCCATGTGTATGACATCATGTCTGTTGGCCTCTCAAACTGCCAAATACACATCTCTTGATGTGCCATCAGTTTTCCTGTCGAGCATGCACATTTCCTGATGAATTGTTTACTTTATCCCTCTTTTGTACCATCTTGCTACAAAGTGCATGGCAATACGAGACATTAAGCAATTTGGAACAAGTTCACCTATAAAGACTACTACTAGACTAAAGGTTCAGCTAAACATGACGAAAATAATACCTCTGAAGCTCACCCCTAAATACGCATACTGTATATAATGCTAACCTAAAAGATACGGCACCAAAACTATCAAATAATCAAGCTTCTGCCAAAAATACGAGGCATCATGGAACGTAGTCCTGATCGAGAAATTCCATCAAAGGTTGCTCCAGCGCCTCCATTACCGCCTCCCACCCAGCATGTGTTGGGTGTGTCTCGTCCCAGTAGAAGCTCTTGTCGGGATTCTCACATAGGTCATAGAGGTGCTTCCCTGAACTGCTACGCTCCCCACAGTACCCTccctcataggaactctcgcaacACGGGGTCAGCTTGCGCTTGAAGTCCTTGGACCGATCTGACCCTTCACCTGCATGCACGAAAAAAAATTAGTTACATAGATGAATTGACACATTAGAAACCAGATTTGACTTGCAACATCCACACTTACCAGGGGCGTGATTCACGATGTCGGTGAAGGCGGAGTAGAGGTCCAGTACGTGGACGTTGTCCCTTTCTCCGATCATTTGGTTTAGATACTTGTTGTGCACCGATGCACCATAATTGCCAAGAAGGTCACATGTGGTGTAGTTGTTCGAACTAGTCTGTGAAGGCATGCAACCAATGGGATGCAAGTTATTTACTAGAACCTTCCTCACACCAAGCATCTGCAGTTGCGCCACATTATCTAGGATCTCGGTCGCCACGTTTCCCATGTAAATATAGAGCTGCATCCACAAAAAGTTAATTAGTAAAGTGGAGATCAATATATTAATTGATGGTTTAATTTGTATGCCATAGTCTGCTAGGTACTACTTACATCATTGAAGCTTGAGTAGAATCCATTATTGGCCTCGGAGCCGCTCATGTAGTCATTGCCTGAGATGGCGATGAGTGCGACAGAGTGGTGAAGCTGTCGTGTGGAGATGACATTGTCGTTGACTAGCCTCTTGAAAGCTTGAACCTGTGCAGCAAGGGTCGGCACCTTCTTCGCCGTCGACGTCACCTTGAAGACACCAGCGCCGCCAAAAGCGAAGGTCATGCCAGATGCATCGCAAGATTGATCTGATGTGAGCTCGTACGCTGGAGGGGCTTCAGTGAGGCCCAACATCCTTGCTGCAAGGACAAGGCAATAGATACGATTGATTATTTTGGATACACTTAGATGTAtaatgatactccctctgtaaactaatataagagcgtttaggtcaCTAAAGTTTTACAGGGAGTACATGTCTAGCACTAGTCTAAAAAATCAATTCGTTAGCTTAAGTACTCTAGATTCTGCACGTACCGATAAAATCTGATTGCATCCGGTAGTTGGAGAAGCGTCCTGTTGGAACAGGAGCGCCAGACCAATTGGAGTTGCGATAAGAGCCGTAGGGGTAGCTCCACTGCCGCGACGTCTTTTCACCGACGATGTTGGGAACGTTGCCGTTGTCGACAAAGTCGTCGCCGAAGACGAACATGCTGGACCACTGGTGATTTGATCGATGAGCCCTAGGTGTGCCTCGGGCCTCCACATCTGTCAGTATTCATGTCAGTACATTCGTGGACACAGGCAGAGCATGAAGAACTCGATGATACGGAAAAGCAAGGCAGTAAGTAGTTTATAATGCGCGTACCATCGAAtgcaaggaggacgaggaggagaaggatgaCGGTCGGAAGGAGCTTCATGTTGCTACGGTCGCCGCCGGCCCGCCGGCGTCCGGAGAGGGTTCtgcggagggaggaggagaggatggGATGAGATGGTGTATGGCCGAGCTATGTATTTATAGAAGAATGTATGGGCGTACGTCATGTGAACTTCATAACCGACCGTGGATAGTTCGGATGTACTCTATGTTTAAACTAGCCTAGCTACCCAATTGATCTCTCGCTCTCACCTGGAGGACCATGGGACTCTTGTTTAACTTCAAAAGTCGAATCCTACCACCTGGACGTACGAGGATTCAAGTTTACCTACCGCTCCCTTTGACCTTTTGTGGCGTCTAAAATACATATCCATGCATGATGCTATTCTTAATCTTCATATTTATTATAGGTAAACGTCGCTCACACGCGCTGCGCTACACCCACCAACGCCAAAGCGCCACGCGTTCTGCGGGCCCACGCACATCCTTCATCCTTTCTTATCCTCTTCCCAAAACGCGCTCCGCCATGGCCGCGCTCGTCCTCTCTTCCGACGCTCGCCGCCATGGCCTCGCGCTCTTCTTCAATCTCCCCTTCCACTCTCATGCCGATGACCCACGCCCCACGGCTCTGCCGAACATCCTCATCTCCAGAGGACGTTGCTCCCCAGTCCCACTTCCCGCCATGGCCTCACATGCGAGCTGCCACAAGGCTGGCTGGCCACGCGCGACACA
It contains:
- the LOC119341383 gene encoding GDSL esterase/lipase At3g09930-like: MKLLPTVILLLLVLLAFDDVEARGTPRAHRSNHQWSSMFVFGDDFVDNGNVPNIVGEKTSRQWSYPYGSYRNSNWSGAPVPTGRFSNYRMQSDFIARMLGLTEAPPAYELTSDQSCDASGMTFAFGGAGVFKVTSTAKKVPTLAAQVQAFKRLVNDNVISTRQLHHSVALIAISGNDYMSGSEANNGFYSSFNDLYIYMGNVATEILDNVAQLQMLGVRKVLVNNLHPIGCMPSQTSSNNYTTCDLLGNYGASVHNKYLNQMIGERDNVHVLDLYSAFTDIVNHAPGEGSDRSKDFKRKLTPCCESSYEGGYCGERSSSGKHLYDLCENPDKSFYWDETHPTHAGWEAVMEALEQPLMEFLDQDYVP